CAAGAAGGCCGCGGCGCGTAAGGCCGCCGCCCGGAAGACCACGAAGCCCGACGCCGAGCCTGTGACCGACGAGCGTCCCGCCGCCGAGTCGACCTCGGATGAGACATCTGAGGACAAGAAGACCGAGGACAAGAAGCCCGAGGACAAGAACGCCGACGACAAGAACGCCGACGACAAGAAGGCCGACGGCAAGAAATCCGCCCGCAAGTCCGCGAAGAAGGCGGACGACGGCGAGGCCGCGCCTGCCAAGAAGAAGAGCGCCAAGAAGTCAGGCAAGAAGGCCAAGACGGCAGACTCCGACGACACCGCCGATGCGCCTGCCGTCGAGATCTCCGAGCAGGCGCCGATCGACGGACCGGAGGGTGCCGACGCGTCGGCAGTCGCCGACGCCTCGACCGGCGATGCGCAGGTGGCCGACGAGTCCGCCGACGACACCACCAACGCCGAAGCGGACTCGGACGCCGATGCGGAAGACTCTGCAGAGAACGAGTCGCGGTCGCGCCGCCGTCGTCGTGGACGCCGCGGTCGCGGCCGTGGACGCGGCGACCAGCCCGCCGACGAGCAGAACGACATCACCGAGGCCGCCGACACCGGCAGTGCAGGCGACGAGGAGCAGGCCGCACCTGACGCCGCTCCCGGAGACACGGCGCCGGAGTCCGAGGACTCGTCCGACGACACGGAGACCTCCGACACCGACTCCGGCGACGACGCCTCCGATGACGCGACGCCCACCAGCAAGCGTCGGCGTCGCCGTCGTCGCCGTCGTGGAGCCGGTGAAGGCGAGGAGGCGACGTCGTCCGACGATCCGCCGAACACCGTCGTCCACGAACGCGAGCCCCGCACCAAGAGAGTGCGCGACGAAGTCCAGGGCATCTCCGGATCCACTCGGCTGGAGGCCAAGCGCCAGCGTCGACGTGACGGACGGGACGCGGGACGTCGTCGTCCGCCGATTCTGACCGAGTCGGAATTCCTGGCCCGCCGTGAGTCGGTGGAGCGAGTCATGGTGATCCGCGAGCGCGGCGCCAACGCGACCACCGAGGACTACACGCAGGTCGCCGTTCTCGAAGACGGAGTCCTGGTTGAGCACTTCGTGACCACCGAGACGTCACAGTCGATGGTCGGCAACATCTACCTTGGCCGCGTCCAGAACGTGCTGCCCGGCATGGAGGCTGCGTTCGTCGACATCGGCCGAGGCCGCAACGGCGTCCTGTACGCGGGCGAGGTCAACTGGGAGGCTGCGGGCCTCGACGGTCGATCACGCAAGATCGAGCAGGCCCTCAAGCCCGGCGACTACGTACTGGTCCAGGTCAGCAAGGACCCGATCGGACACAAGGGCGCTCGCCTGACGACACAGATCTCGCTGGCCGGCCGTTACCTGGTGTACGTGCCCGGCGGGACGTCGACCGGCATCAGCCGGAAGCTGCCCGACACCGAGCGCAAGCGTCTCAAGCAGATCCTCTCCAAGCTCGTGCCGGACGAGGCGGGCGTCATCATCCGCACCGCGTCGGAGGGTGTCAGCGCAGAGGAGCTCGCGGCCGACGTCGCACGACTGGAATCGCAGTGGAAGGGCATCGAAGCCGCCGCCGCTGAGCATTCGGAGAAAGCGTCCGGAACTCCGCGTGCGCTGTACGAAGAGCCCGACCTGCTGGTCCGCGTGGTCCGCGACCTGTTCAACGAGGATTTCAGCAAGCTCGTCGTCGAAGGCGACAAGGCGTGGAAACTGGTCTCCGGGTATGTCAACGACGTCGCCTCCGACCTGTCCGAGCGGGTCGAGGAGTTCGCCAAGGCGCACGCGGACGCTCCCGACTCGTTCGCCGTGCACCGCATCGACGAGCAGCTCGCGAAGGCACTCGACCGGAAGGTGTGGCTGCCTTCTGGCGGCACGCTGATCATCGAGCACACCGAGGCGATGACCGTCGTCGACGTCAACACCGGCAAGTTCACCGGTTCGGGCGGCAATCTCGAGGAGACGGTCACCAGGAACAACCTGGAAGCCGCGGAGGAGATCGTCCGGCAGATGCGTCTGCGTGACATCGGCGGCATGATCATCGTCGACTTCATCGACATGGTCCTCGAGTCGAACCGCGATCTTGTGCTGCGTCGCCTCACCGAGGCGCTGGCCCGTGACCGCACACGTCACCAGGTGTCCGAAGTGACGTCGCTAGGACTTGTGCAGATGACACGCAAGCGTCTCGGCACCGGCTTGCTCGAAGCCTTCTCGACCACGTGCACCGCGTGTGCAGGTCGGGGAGTGATCGTCCACGCCAATCCTGTCGAGGTCCGTCCGGCGTCGTCCGACGACGCTTCGCGCGGGGATTCGAGCAGCCGACGGACGCGTCGTAAGAAGGGACGCGCCGAGGCCGCTCCGGAGACGAAGCCCGAGGCGGCCCCATCGGTCCAGCAGCCCAAGGCGCCGCACAAGCCCGCCGCGGAGCACCCGCTGTTCCGGACCATGGCTCACCACGACGACGAACACGGTCACGATCACAGCGACGATCACGCAGTCGCCGACCATCCGGTGGAGGTCGCGCCCGTAGCGGTCGTAGAGACGGCCGACGCCGCGGTTGAGGTTGCTGCTGTCGCGCCGGTCGCCGTGGACGTACCCGATGCAGTGGCCCCGGTCGCCGAGCCGGCGCCTGTCGCCGACGCGGCCCCGGCCGCCGGAGTGGTCCGACGACGTCGTCGGGCGGTCCGCCGTCCGTCGGCGCCCACCGCGGTCGCCCCGGAAGCGATCACCGTTGGAAGTGCGGAACCGCCGGTCACCACCGTCGCCCCCCAGGCTTCCGAGCCGGTCGTGTCGGTCACCCGGACCCCGCGCAGGCGTACCGGTCGACGTGCGGCGGGGCCTCCGCCGGGCGGCGACTGACACGCCGGCGAGATGAGTTTGACCTGATAGGGAGCGCTACCGTAACCTTGACAGGTCGCATCCCCCAGACGCGCGCTGACGCCTGCGCTGGAGAGGAAATGCTCCGAGGACGGATCCCCGGAGTGTGCAGCACCACAGATTCGCTGGAGCGCAGGAATGGCCTGCGACTTCGGCCCGATGAGACAAGTTAGAGGACAGCGGGAATGGCTACGTACGCGATCGTCAAGACCGGCGGTAAGCAGTACAAGGTCGCCGAAGGCGACATTGTGAAGGTTGAGAAGATCGACGCCGCTCAGGGCAGCAGCGTTGATCTGCCGGTGGCGCTGGTCGTCGATGGTGCGAACCTCACCACCGATGCGGACAAGCTCGCCAAGGTGTCGGTCGCAGCCGAGATCCTCGAGCACGTCAAGGGTCCGAAGATCCGCATCCACAAGTTCAAGAACAAGACCGGCTACCACAAGCGCCAGGGTCACCGTCAGAACCTGACGGTCCTCAAGGTCACCGGTATCAAGTAAGCAACGCACTTTTCTTTCAGGAGGAATGAACCATGGCACATAAGAAGGGTGCATCCAGCTCGCGCAACGGTCGCGATTCGAATGCCCAGCGACTCGGTGTGAAGCGCTTCGGCGGCCAGCAGGTCAGCGCGGGCGAGATCCTGATCCGTCAGCGCGGCACCAAGTTCCACCCGGGCGTCAACGTCGGTCGCGGTGGCGACGACACGCTGTTCGCTCTCGAGGCAGGCGCCGTGCAGTTCGGCACCAAGCGCGGCCGCAAGACCGTGAACATCGTCCCGGAGTCGGCCTCGGTCTGACACCAGGTGTTCTGGTAACAAGCTCTACACAGGGCGGGTCGGGGTCACTACAGAACCCTGACCCGCCTTGTGTCATTCGGTGAGGAAGGAGACGAACGTGTCGCGTTTCGTCGACCGCGTCAAAATCGACGTGGTAGCAGGCAACGGCGGACACGGATGTTCGTCTGTGCACCGTGAGAAGTTCAAGCCGCTCGGTGGTCCCGACGGCGGCAACGGTGGCAACGGCGGTGACGTCCGCCTCGTCGTCGATCCTCAGGTCCACACGCTCCTCGACTTCCACTTCCGACCGCACGCGCGCGGCACCAACGGACGACCCGGTCACGGAGACAACCGCAGCGGCGCCAACGGCGACGAACTCGTGCTTCCGGTCCCTGACGGCACCGTTGTGCTCGACGACAAGGGAAACATCCTCGCCGACATGGTCGGGGAGGGCACCGAGTTCGTCGCCGCGCAAGGCGGTCGCGGCGGCCTGGGCAACGCGGCGCTGGCCTCGAAGGCGCGCAAGGCGCCAGGTTTCGCCCTCTTGGGCGAGCCCGGCGAGGAACGCGAACTCATCCTCGAACTGAAGTCGGTGGCCGACGTCGGTCTCGTCGGCTTCCCGTCGGCCGGAAAGTCGTCGCTGGTCTCAGTGCTGTCCGCAGCGAAGCCGAAGATCGCCGACTACCCGTTCACCACGCTCACGCCGAACCTCGGAGTCGTCACCGCGGGCGCCGACGTGTTCACCGTCGCCGACGTCCCCGGTCTCATTCCCGGAGCGTCGGAGGGCCGCGGACTGGGCCTGGAGTTCCTCCGGCACCTCGAGCGCTGTGCCGTCCTGGCGCACGTCGTCGACTGTGCGACCCTCGACCCGGGGCGCGACCCGCTCTCGGACATCGACGCGCTCGAAGCCGAGCTCGCAGCATACCGCCCCGCCTTGGACGCCGACCACTCGCTCGGCGACCTGGCGAGCCGGCCCCGCATCGTCGTCCTGAACAAGGTCGACATCCCCGAGGCGGCCGAACTCGCCGACCTCGTCGAAGCCGACATCGCCGAGCGCGGCTGGCCCGTCTACCGCATCTCGGCAGTTGCACACCAGGGGCTGTCTGAGCTGACATTTGCACTGGCCGAGATGGTGTCGGAGTACCGGGCCAAGAACGCCAAGCCCGTCGCCCGTCGCGCGATCATCAGGCCCAAGGCCGTCGATCAGGGCGAGTTCACCATCGAAGCCGATCCGTCGATCGAGGGCGGCTTCATCGTCCGCGGCGCGCGTCCGGAACGGTGGATCATCCAGACACAGTTCGAGAACGACGAGGCCGTCGGCTACCTCGCGGACCGGCTCAACCGCCTCGGAGTGGAAGCTGCGCTCGTCAAGCGTGGTGCCAAGCCGGGGGCGGCGGTCACGATCGCCGGTATGACGTTCGACTGGGAGCCGACCACGCCGACCGGCGACGCAGTGCCGATCACCGGCCGCGGCACCGACATCCGGCTCGAGCGGAACGATCGCGTCGGCGCCGCCGAACGCAAGGTCGCCAGGAAGGCTCGCCGTGAGCACTCGGACGCCGACAGCGAGCAGGCTCTCGGCTGGGAGTCCGACGACCTCGACGATGAGTGACGTTCGGGCCGGGATCGCCGCGGCCCGGAGCATCGTCGTCAAGATCGGGTCGTCGGCGCTGACCGACCTCGAGAGCGGCCTCGACCGCGGTCGTCTCGACGTCCTCGTCGACGCCCTCGAAGCACGAATGCGCGCGGGATCCGACGTGATCGTGGTGTCGTCCGGCGCAATCGGGGCCGGAATCGCGCCGCTCGGCCTGCGCAAACGGCCCACCGATCTCGCGACCAAACAAGCAGCTGCCAGCGTTGGACAGCTCGCACTGGCGCACGCTTGGGGGACTTCGTTCGCACGATACGAACGCGTGGTGGGGCAGGTTCTACTCACTGCGGACGACATATCGAACCGCGCGCACCATGCAAACGCTCAGCGCACGCTCGATCGTCTGCGGTCGCTGCATGCCGTGGCGGTGGTGAACGAGAACGACACCGTCGCCACCAACGAGATCCGCTTCGGTGACAACGATCGCCTCGCGGCTCTCGTCGCACATCTGGTGTCCGCGGACGCGCTTGTGCTGCTGTCCGACGTCGACGGTCTGTACACGGGGGACCCCCGGAAGCCGGGGCCTGACGGCCTCCCCGCGCGTCTCATAGAGCAGGTGGACGGTCCCGACGACCTCGACGGAGTGATCGCCGGGTCGGGTGGCGCCCTCGGCACCGGCGGCATGGCCTCGAAGCTGGCGGCCGCACGTCTGGCGTCCGACTCGGGTGTTCCCGTGCTGCTCGCGTCGGCTGCCGACGCGGCGGGAGCGCTTCGCGACGCATCCGTCGGAACAGTGTTCGCCGCACGGCCCGAACGCCTTTCCGCACGACGCTTCTGGGTGCGTCACGCGGCGGAGTCGCATGGCCGGCTGGTGCTCGACGACGGCGCCGTTCAAGCTGTCTGCCTGCGACGACGTTCTCTTCTGGCCGCCGGTGTCACCGAGGCGCACGGCAACTTCTCCAGCGGGGACGTCGTTGATCTGGTCGACCTCGCCGGTGCTGTCCGAGGTCGGGGAGTCGTGGCGTACGACGCAGACGACGTCGCGCGGATGATCGGACGGTCGACGGGCGCGTTGCCCGGTGACCTTCAACGTCCGATCATCCACGCGGACGATCTTGTTCCCGCTTGACCCTGTCGAGTCGAAGCGTCGTCAGGCGCGGTGGCGCCCGGCGAGCTCACCCTCGGGTGCAGGGGCGGGCACCTCGACGAGCGGGTAGACCCCGTTCTCGTCGTGCACCTCGGTGCCCACGACGGGCGGGTTGAACACGCACAGCATCCTCATCTGCTCGTCAACCGACACGGTGTGCCGTTCGTTGCCGTTCAAGAGATACATGCTGCCGGGGCCGAGCGGGTACGTCTCGCCGGTCTCCCGGTCGAGCAGGGTGCCCGACCCCTCGATGAGCCAGACGGCCTCGACGTGGTTCGCGTAATGGAACTCGTTGATCGACCCGGCTTTGATGGTCGTCTCGTGGAATGAGAACCCGACCATGTCGCCGCCGAGGACGATGCGCTTGGAGACCCAGTTGCCCTTCGGGTCGGCGACTTCGCGGTCGGTGCCGGTGATCTCAGCGGTGGTGCGGACGATCATCCGAGCACCTCCTCGACTGCGGCGGACAGGATGGTGAGGCCTTCGCTGAGCTCGGCGTCGGTGATCGTCAAAGCGGGAAGCAGCTTGACGACCTCACTGGACGGGCCGGACGTCTCGGCGAGCAGTCCGCGTTCGAATGCCTTGGCGCACACTTCATCCGCCTTCGGTGCGTCTGCGAAGACAAGCCCCTGAACCATGCCGCGTCCGCGATGGCTGATGCCGTCGAAGCGCTCGCACAGGTCGTCGAAGTGCTCGGAGATCGCGATGCCCTTCGCCTTGGTGGCGATGGTCAGCTTGTCGTCCGACCAGTAGTGATCGATCGCGGCCTTCGCCGTGACGAACGCCGGGTTGTTTCCGCGGAACGTTCCGTTGTGCTCACCGGGCTCCCACACGTCGAGCTCGGGGCGGATCAGGGTGAGCGCCATCGGCAGTCCGTATCCGCCGATCGACTTCGACAGCGTGACGATGTCCGGGACGATGCCTGATTCCTCGAACGAGAAGAACTCGCCGGTACGACCACAACCCATCTGGACGTCGTCGACGATGAGGAGCATGTCCTGGCGCTTGCAGAGGTCGGCGAGGCCGCGCAGCCACTCGGCGCGCGCGACGTTCACGCCGCCCTCTCCTTGAACGGTCTCGACGATGACGGCGGCAGGCTTGTTCAGCCCGCTGCCCTCGTCGTTGAGGACTCGCTCGAACCATGCGAAGTCTTCGGTGGCGCCGCCCATGTAGTTGTCGAACGGCATCGGGGTGGAATGGACGAGCGGAATGCCCGCGCCTGCGCGCTTCATCGCGTTGCCCGTGACCGACAGCGAACCGAGCGTCATGCCGTGGAAGGCGTTGGTGAAGTTGACGATCGCTTCACGCCCGGTCACCTTGCGAGCGAGCTTGAGCGCCGATTCGACGGCATTGGTGCCGGTCGGGCCCGGGAACTGGACCACGTAGTCGAGTCCGCGGGGCTTGAGGATCTTCTCCGCGAACGTCGACAGAAAGGCGCCCTTGGCGCGCGTGTTCATGTCGAGTGCATGCGTGATGCCGTCGCGCTCGATGTAGTCGAGCAGCGCGGACTTGAGGAGCGGATTGTTGTGCCCGTAGTTGAGGGCGCCTGCGCCTGCGAAGAAGTCGAGGTAGCTGCGTCCGTCGACGTCTACGAGTCGAGAGCCGACGGCGGTGTCGAAGAGGGCGGGCCAATCGCGGCAGTAAGAGCGGACTTGAGATTCGTGCTTGGTGAAAGTGTCGTCGCCGCGTGCTGTGTGCATCGTCGTCATTTGTTCAGATTCCTTACGGATTTGTCGGCGTCATGCCGGCGAGAGCCGGTACAGGTCTTCCGGCTCGTGCGAGTCGCCGAAGAGTTCGGCCTCTAGGAAGGGCTCGCGTGTGAACTGCAAGCCCAGCGATCGGGCGACCCCGGCGAACAGGCGCTGCGAAGCGTTGTTGTCGGGGCTGATCGTGGTGTGGATCGCGGAGACCCCCGAACGGCTGAACAGTTCGCGGAGCATCGTGCCCGCGATCTGCTTGCCGCGTTGATCGGCGTCTACCGCCACCTGCCACACCATGAGGACATCGGAGGCGTCCGGCCTGCGATATCCGGTGATGAAGCCGACGGGCCTTCCGTCGACTTCGGCGATGATCGACGTGTCGGCGAAGTCGACGGCCCACAGGACATAGGCGTAGCTCGAGTTCACGTCGAGGACCTGCGAGTCGCGGGCGATCTGCCACATCCGCAGGCCGTCGGTGGCCCGGGGCCGCCGGTAGGCGACACCGCTGCGCTCATTGATTTGGATCGCGCTGAGTTCCGGGTTCATGACGTGACCGAGGCTAACGAGGGGCTCTAGCGATGTCACCCGTTCAGTCCACTCGACGCCGAGATGTCCGGCCTTTATGCAGTTCACAGCTTTGCTGTGGGATAGATCACAGTAACGCCTAGGCGGCCGCCAGCGACGGCAGGATCACCTCGCATCGGTGGTCGATCTTGAGCGTCGCAAAACGGTCTCCACGGGTGCCCCCGCGGTTCACGATCACCACAGGGATCCCGGCCTGAGCCGCGTGCCGCACAAAACGGAGTCCGGACATCACCGTGAGCGACGACCCGGCCACCAGCATCGCGTCGGCGGCGTCGACCATCGCGAAAGCGCGATCGGTGACCGGCCGGGGAACCGTCTCCCCGAAATAGACGATGTCGGGTTTGAGGACGCCGCCGCAGTTTTCGCAGTCGATCATCACGAAGTCGGCGGTGTCGTGCAGGACGGCGTCGGCATCGGGTGCCACTTCGATAGCGCCACGACTGCGGATCGTGTCGGCGAAATCGGGGTTCGCGGTGTCGAGCCTGTCTGCCAGCGTGTGTCGCGACAGCAGGTTCCCGCAGTCCAGACAGATCACTCGTCCGTACGAGCCGTGCAGGTCGAGAGTTGGAAGGCTTCGTGCTTTGAGGTGCAGCATGTCGACGTTCTGAGTGATCACGCCCGACACGGACCCGTCTCGCTGCATCTGTGCGATCGCGTGATGGGCGGTGTTCGGCCGCGCGGCGTCCATGTGGCGCCAGCCGAGGTGATTGCGCGCCCAGTAGTGCCTGCGGAAGTCGGGGGAGGAGAGGAACTGGCCGATCGTCATCGGATTCCGGACCGGCGACCCAGGGCTTCGGTAGTCCGGGATTCCGGACGGGGTGGAGATCCCGGCTCCCGTGAGGACAACTGTGCGTCGTCCGTCGAGGATGCGAGCGGCACGTTCTGCCGCCGCAAGAGGATCTGGGTCTGCAGGGGTCGGCGGGGCCGGCGACCAGGCGTTGACGCGCGTGCGCATGCCACGACGATACGATGGTTAACCGATATGACCAGGATCATCGCCGGAGAGTTCCGGGGCCGCCGACTCAGTGTGCCCGCCGACACCACCAGGCCCACGTCCGACAGGGTGCGCGAGGCCGTGTTCTCCATGCTCGGTGCACGTCTCGACCTCGATGGGCTGCGGGTAGCGGATCTCTACGCGGGAACCGGTGCACTCGGGCTCGAAGCGGTGTCGCGGGGAGCAGCATCTGCGGTGCTCGTGGAGGCGGACCGTCGTGCGGCGAAGATCGTCCGCGACAACATCGCCACCTGTCGCGCCGGTGGACGGGCGCGGGTCGTCGACCGAACTGTCGAATCGTTCCTGTCGGCCGCTGCCGGGCCGTTCGACCTGGTCTTTCTCGATCCGCCGTACGACGTGACGACGTCCGACGTCGATGCCGTCCTGACCTCGCTGCTCCCGGCGTTGGCCGAGGACGCGTGGGTTCTGGTGGAACGCGGAGCCCGCACGGCTCCGATCACGTGGCCGGAGGGGCTCGGCGAGGTGGCTGCGAAGAAGTACGGGGACTCGGTGGTCCATCTCGCGGCACGATAGCGCTGCCACAGATGTCTCGCGCGGTAGATTCGGCGGCATGAGCGCCGCTGTCTGCCCCGGTTCGTACGATCCCTTCACTCTCGGCCATCGATTTGTCGTCGAGCGCACCGCCGCCCGTTTCGATCGAGTGGTCGTCGCTGTGGTGGTCAATCCCAACAAGCAGGGGATGTTCTCGATCGACGAGCGGATCGAGCTGATCCGCGAGGACTGCGCGGACCTGCCGAACGTGGAAGTCCGCAGCTGGTCGGGGCTGTTGGTGGATCTCGTGCGTGACGACGACCTTCCGACCATCGTCAAGGGGCTGCGGTCGGAGACCGACTTCGCATACGAGACACCGATGGCGCAGATGAATCGTGAACTCGCAGACGCCGAGACGCTCTTCATGCTCACCGACCCCCGGTTTGCGCATGTCTCCAGCTCGCTGGTGAAGGAAGTCGCCAAGCTCGGCGGCGACGTGACCCCTTACCTTGCGCCGCACATTCACCGTGCGCTCTCCGACAAGCTCGCAGGAGCCCGCTCGATCTGACGAGGCACGACACGCCGACCTCGCCTCCTGAGTCACAGTCGCAACATTCGGCACAATGGCCACAAGAACATCAAGGCCTTGTGCCGGATCGGAGTAACCGTGTACCGCGTATTCGAAGCGCTGGACGAACTCGTCGCACTCGTCGAAGAGGCGCGCACCGTCCCGATGACCGCCGGCTGCCTCGTGCCCCGCGGTGACGTCCTGGAACTGCTCGACGACCTGCGCGACGCTCTCCCCGGGGAGCTCGACGACGCCCAGGACGTGCTCGACGAGCGTGACACCATAGTCGGCAACGCACGCGACACGTCAGACAAGCTGATCACCGGCGCCGAGAACGATTCGGAGTCGATGCTCGCTCACGCGAAGGCTGAAGCCGAGCGGATCGTCGCCGAGGCGCAGGCCAGGGCCGATCGTCTCGTCAGCGAGGCGGGCGTGCACGCACAGCAGACCATCGACTCGGCAGACGAGGAGGCGCAGCGCCTCGAAGCCAGTGCCAACCGCGAGTTCGAGGCCGTCACCGGTCGCGCACGCGCCGAAGCCGCACGGGTCGTCGAGGCGGGCGATGCCAGCTACCACAAGTCGGTGTCGGACGGCATCGCCGAGCAGCAGCGGTTGGTGTCCGAGTCGGAAGTCGTCGCGGCGGCCAAGAGTGAGGCCGAGCGGATCGTCGACGCGGCGCACGCCGAGTCCGATCGTCTGCGGGGCGACTGCGACATCTACGTCGACGACAAGCTCGCAGGTTTCGAGGACCTGCTGACCAACACGCTGCGGTCGGTGAACCGCGGGCGTCAGCAACTCCGCACCGGAGCAGGCATGCACGACTACGTCGAGTACCCGCACGGTATCGACGACGCGCGTCGCGAAGACCTCGATCAGCACGAGATGGCGGGCTGACGAACCGATTCGACACAAGCGCTAAAATCAGTGCGTGAGTGTGAATCCCTTCGTTATCGACGTTCGGAGCGTCCCCCGCCGCGCAGGTTCGATGGTGGAGGTCGACCGCACGGTCGTCACCGCCGACCGGATCGGCGCCCAGATGGTCGGGATACCCGCCGGTGCCGACGTTCACCTCGATCTGCGGCTGGAATCGGTCACCGAGGGTGTCCTGGTCAGTGGCACTGTGGACGGCCCTCTTGACGGGCAGTGCGGTCGATGCCTCGATCCGATCGAGGATTCGGTGTCGGTGTACTTGACCGAGCTGTTCGCCTACCCGAACAGCGAGACCGACAAGACGTCCGACGACGAGGACGTCGAAAGGATCGTCGACGAGGAGATCAACCTCGAGCAGACGATCATCGACGCCGTCGGCACCGAACTCCCGTTGACTCCGGTCTGCGCGCCCGACTGCCCCGGCCTCTGCCAGATCTGCGGTGTGAAGCTCGCCGACGCCGAGCCTGATCACGGACACGACATCATCGATCCTCGCTGGGCGAAGTTGGCTGCGTTCAAGGACGATGCCGAGTGAGTCGGCGGACCGACCAGACTGAGCTTCTCGAGGCCCTCGGCGTCACCATCAGTGACGAGATCCTCACGTTGGCGTTGACGCACCGCTCGTACGCGTACGAGAACGGTGGGTTGCCGACCAACGAGCGACTCGAGTTCCTCGGTGACGCAGTGCTCGGCGTTGTCGTCACCGAACGGCTGTACGTCGGTTTTCCCGACCGTCCGGAAGGTGAGCTGGCGAAGATCCGTGCGAGTGTGGTGAACATGAATGCTCTCGCGGACATCGCGCGTGGTCTCGGCGATGGCGGGCTCGGAGCGCACATCCATCTCGGTCGGGGTGAGGAGTTGACCGGTGGTCGGGACAAGGCGAGCATTCTCGCGGACGGTCTCGAGTCGTTGTTCGGTGCGATATTCCTCGATCACGGCATCGAGGTGGCCAAGCGCGTGATCATGGGGCTCTTCGAGCCGATCATCGCTCGCGCCGGAGAGCTGGGTGCGGGTCTCGACTGGAAGACGTCGTTGCAGGAGTTGTCTGCCGAACGTGGGACCGGGCAGCCGCACTATCAGGTGACGTCGACCGGGCCCGATCACGATAAAGAGTTCACCGCCACGGCCGTTGTCGCCGGTCGTTCACTCGGCGCAGGAGTTGGACGGACGAAGAAGGAAGCCGAGCAGAACGCCGCCGCCATCGCGTGGCGCGAACTCGACGGTGACCCGACTGTCGGACAGTCGACGTCCAGGAACTGACGGGTGCCTGAACTTCCCGAAGTCGAGACGATTCGATCCGGTCTCGCTCCTTACCTCGCAGGTCGGACCGCGACGTCGATCGAGGTGGCGCATCCGCGTGCTGCGCGACGCCACGTGGGCGGCCCGTCCGATCTGGAGAACCGATTGCGCGGCAAGCGGTTCGAGTCGGTCGATCGGCGCGGCAAATACCTGTGGATCACTGGAGCCGACGCCACCGACGAAGTGGCTGTCGTCGTTCATCTCGGCATGAGCGGGCAACTGCTGATCAGCGAGGCCGATGCTCCCGATCCCGTGCACTTGCGCATTCGCGTCCAGCTCGACGACGGCCGGCAACTGAGGTTCGTGGACCAGCGGACCTTCGGCGGCTGGCACGTCGACGAGCTGGTGACGGTAGGAGAGCGGGCGCTGCCGGAGTCGGTGGCGCACATCGCGCCGGACCCGTTCGAGCCCGCCTACGATCCCGACCGCGTGGTGTCCGTGCTCCGCAAACGTGACACGGAGATCAAACGCGCGATCCTGGACCAGACGGTCGTCTCCGGGATCGGCAACATCTACGCGGACGAATCGCTGTGGCGCGCACAGCTTCACGGACGTCGCCGTACACGTGGCATCACCAGGGCCGCGCTCGGCGAACTGC
This genomic window from Gordonia sp. PDNC005 contains:
- the rsmD gene encoding 16S rRNA (guanine(966)-N(2))-methyltransferase RsmD, whose protein sequence is MTRIIAGEFRGRRLSVPADTTRPTSDRVREAVFSMLGARLDLDGLRVADLYAGTGALGLEAVSRGAASAVLVEADRRAAKIVRDNIATCRAGGRARVVDRTVESFLSAAAGPFDLVFLDPPYDVTTSDVDAVLTSLLPALAEDAWVLVERGARTAPITWPEGLGEVAAKKYGDSVVHLAAR
- a CDS encoding Sir2 family NAD-dependent protein deacetylase, with product MRTRVNAWSPAPPTPADPDPLAAAERAARILDGRRTVVLTGAGISTPSGIPDYRSPGSPVRNPMTIGQFLSSPDFRRHYWARNHLGWRHMDAARPNTAHHAIAQMQRDGSVSGVITQNVDMLHLKARSLPTLDLHGSYGRVICLDCGNLLSRHTLADRLDTANPDFADTIRSRGAIEVAPDADAVLHDTADFVMIDCENCGGVLKPDIVYFGETVPRPVTDRAFAMVDAADAMLVAGSSLTVMSGLRFVRHAAQAGIPVVIVNRGGTRGDRFATLKIDHRCEVILPSLAAA
- a CDS encoding DivIVA domain-containing protein, producing the protein MYRVFEALDELVALVEEARTVPMTAGCLVPRGDVLELLDDLRDALPGELDDAQDVLDERDTIVGNARDTSDKLITGAENDSESMLAHAKAEAERIVAEAQARADRLVSEAGVHAQQTIDSADEEAQRLEASANREFEAVTGRARAEAARVVEAGDASYHKSVSDGIAEQQRLVSESEVVAAAKSEAERIVDAAHAESDRLRGDCDIYVDDKLAGFEDLLTNTLRSVNRGRQQLRTGAGMHDYVEYPHGIDDARREDLDQHEMAG
- a CDS encoding YceD family protein encodes the protein MSVNPFVIDVRSVPRRAGSMVEVDRTVVTADRIGAQMVGIPAGADVHLDLRLESVTEGVLVSGTVDGPLDGQCGRCLDPIEDSVSVYLTELFAYPNSETDKTSDDEDVERIVDEEINLEQTIIDAVGTELPLTPVCAPDCPGLCQICGVKLADAEPDHGHDIIDPRWAKLAAFKDDAE
- the coaD gene encoding pantetheine-phosphate adenylyltransferase produces the protein MSAAVCPGSYDPFTLGHRFVVERTAARFDRVVVAVVVNPNKQGMFSIDERIELIREDCADLPNVEVRSWSGLLVDLVRDDDLPTIVKGLRSETDFAYETPMAQMNRELADAETLFMLTDPRFAHVSSSLVKEVAKLGGDVTPYLAPHIHRALSDKLAGARSI
- the ectA gene encoding diaminobutyrate acetyltransferase, with translation MNPELSAIQINERSGVAYRRPRATDGLRMWQIARDSQVLDVNSSYAYVLWAVDFADTSIIAEVDGRPVGFITGYRRPDASDVLMVWQVAVDADQRGKQIAGTMLRELFSRSGVSAIHTTISPDNNASQRLFAGVARSLGLQFTREPFLEAELFGDSHEPEDLYRLSPA
- the rnc gene encoding ribonuclease III, whose product is MSRRTDQTELLEALGVTISDEILTLALTHRSYAYENGGLPTNERLEFLGDAVLGVVVTERLYVGFPDRPEGELAKIRASVVNMNALADIARGLGDGGLGAHIHLGRGEELTGGRDKASILADGLESLFGAIFLDHGIEVAKRVIMGLFEPIIARAGELGAGLDWKTSLQELSAERGTGQPHYQVTSTGPDHDKEFTATAVVAGRSLGAGVGRTKKEAEQNAAAIAWRELDGDPTVGQSTSRN
- the ectB gene encoding diaminobutyrate--2-oxoglutarate transaminase codes for the protein MTTMHTARGDDTFTKHESQVRSYCRDWPALFDTAVGSRLVDVDGRSYLDFFAGAGALNYGHNNPLLKSALLDYIERDGITHALDMNTRAKGAFLSTFAEKILKPRGLDYVVQFPGPTGTNAVESALKLARKVTGREAIVNFTNAFHGMTLGSLSVTGNAMKRAGAGIPLVHSTPMPFDNYMGGATEDFAWFERVLNDEGSGLNKPAAVIVETVQGEGGVNVARAEWLRGLADLCKRQDMLLIVDDVQMGCGRTGEFFSFEESGIVPDIVTLSKSIGGYGLPMALTLIRPELDVWEPGEHNGTFRGNNPAFVTAKAAIDHYWSDDKLTIATKAKGIAISEHFDDLCERFDGISHRGRGMVQGLVFADAPKADEVCAKAFERGLLAETSGPSSEVVKLLPALTITDAELSEGLTILSAAVEEVLG